In the Sus scrofa isolate TJ Tabasco breed Duroc chromosome 7, Sscrofa11.1, whole genome shotgun sequence genome, one interval contains:
- the LOC100154334 gene encoding LOW QUALITY PROTEIN: olfactory receptor 4F3/4F16/4F29-like (The sequence of the model RefSeq protein was modified relative to this genomic sequence to represent the inferred CDS: inserted 1 base in 1 codon), giving the protein MDGANHSMVSEFVFLGITNSWEIQLLLFLFSSVFYVASMMGNSLIMLTVTSDRHLHSPMYFLLANLSFIDLGVSSVISPXMIYDLFRKHKVISFSGCITQIFFIHIIGSVEMALLIAMAFDRYVAICKPLHYLTVMSPRMCILFLVTAWIIGLIHSLVQLAFVVKLPFCGPNVLDSFYCDFPRFIKLACTDTYRLEFMVTANSGFISLGSFFILIISYIFILITVRKHSSGSSSKALSTLSTHVMVVILFFGPCIFVYMWPHPTSHLDKFLAVFDAVLTPFLNSVIYTFRNKEMKMAMRKVCSQIFIYRRIS; this is encoded by the exons ATGGATGGAGCAAATCACTCTATGGTGTCAGAATTTGTGTTCCTGGGAATCACCAACTCCTGGGAAATACAACTTCTCCTCTTTCTGTTCTCTTCGGTTTTTTACGTGGCAAGCATGATGGGAAACTCCCTCATTATGCTCACTGTGACATCTGACCGTCACTTACACTCCCCCATGTACTTTCTATTAGCCAACCTCTCCTTCATTGATCTGGGAGTTTCTTCTGTCATTTCTC AAATGATTTATGATCTGTTCAGGAAACATAAAGTCATCTCCTTCAGTGGCTGCATCACTCAAATCTTCTTCATCCACATCATTGGTAGTGTGGAGATGGCTCTTCTCATCGCCATGGCCTTTGACAGATATGTTGCCATATGTAAGCCTCTTCACTATTTAACTGTTATGAGCCccagaatgtgtattttgttccTGGTCACTGCATGGATAATTGGCTTGATCCACTCTTTGGTTCAACTGGCATTTGTTGTAAAATTGCCATTCTGTGGCCCTAATGTTCTAGACAGCTTTTACTGTGATTTTCCTCGGTTCATCAAACTTGCCTGCACAGATACCTACAGACTGGAGTTTATGGTCACTGCCAACAGTGGATTTATATCCCTGGGATCATTCTTCATACTGATTATCTCCTATATTTTTATCCTGATTACTGTTCGGAAACACTCTTCAGGGAGCTCATCTAAGGCCCTCTCCACCTTGTCAACTCATGTCATggtggtgattttatttttcggtccttgcatttttgtttatatgtggCCTCATCCCACATCCCACCTAGACAAATTCCTTGCTGTTTTTGATGCAGTTCTCACCCCATTTTTAAATTCAGTCATCTATACATTCaggaacaaagaaatgaaaatggcaaTGAGGAAAGTAtgcagtcagatttttatttataggaGGATTTCGTAA